TACTATTTCTTACTATTCACACGGTACTTATTTGATTATGCCTCACGCACATACCGCTTTATTAGGTGCTTTTGGATATGTTTCTATCGCTTTCCTTTATATGACAGCAAGAGCAAACTCTTTGGCCAATGGATATATCTGGAACGATAAATTAAGTAAGATTTCTTTCTGGTCCTTAACTATTGGTGTTTTGTTGTTCACTTTACCAACAATAATGATTGGTTTGGAGCAAACAAGAGCAGCTTCCGAAATGGGTTATTATTATACAAGAACTCGTGAAGCCTTAGATGCTATGGACGGATGGATGTGGTTTAGAATCCTACCTGATAGTATGATGATTGGTGGTGCTGTCGGAATCTTTGTCGATTTATTTATGAAAACATTTATGGGCAAAAAAGAAAAATTAATTGCCTAATTCAAATAAAATCTAATTGCTTCCTTTACTTTTGTAGAGGAAGCAATTATTTATCTTGAATTATACATTATGTCAGAATTCACAAATACCGCAAAAAACCGTATCGACCTTCTTAACAAATATATGCTAGGCATTATTGAGGGAGAAAGTGGCGCTCAACTCATTAAAGACCTTGGCATTAAAACGGAGAATTTTATCCCCTCTGACCTACTAGGAGCATTCAATCAACTATTTGAAGCCAATGATGATCTGGAAAAGATGAAAATGGCTTCCAATAAGTTATTCAATATTCTGTACGAAAACCTAAAGACTTACCCAGCCATAAAAGAAAAACCAAATGGCTTTATCGATTATTTAAAAAAAGACAATGCCATTGCTGCGGAGAAATTAAAAAAAATAAAACCATTTATTAAAAAGATTAATCAAGAAGTTGATGCAAAAACACTCCTAGAATTAAACCAACGCTTTTCCGATTTAGAGAAATTTACTTGGCATTATACCGTAAAAGAGAATGTACTCTTCCCTATTTTGGAAACAAACTGGCAAGAACACGATTGCCTAAAACTGATGTGGTCTTTCCACGATGATATTCGTAAGAATTTCAGAAAAACAATAGATCTAGCAAAAATTGAAACTTTTGATTTAAAAGCTTTTAATAAATATGCTAGCCTCCTGTTTTTCAATATCAGCACCATTATTTTCAGAGAAGAATATGTTTTATTTCCACTGATGTTGGAAACTTTCGATGAAAATCAAATGGATAAAATGTTGCACGAAACAAGTGAAATGACACTTCCTTTTGTAAATATTGATATTGCTGACTTAAAAGCGACATCTGGCAACAAAGAAAATAAAGATAATTATATCAAATTCCCCACAGGTGAAATTACTGTAGAACAAGCCGAAATGGTTTTTAATCACCTTCCGGTGGATATTACTTTTGTGGACGAAAACGATGAAGTACGTTATTTCTCAACACCCAAGCATCGCATTTTCCCACGAACAGCAGCTATTATCGGTCGAAAAATACAAAACTGCCACCCACCCGAAAGTGTTGGTGTAGTGGATCGTATTGTTGATTCCTTTAAAAAAGGAGAAAAAGAAGTAGCTAGCTTTTGGATTCATATGGGTCCAAAATATGTGCTCATTCAGTATTTCGCTGTGCGCGATAAAGAAAATAAATATAGAGGTGTTTTAGAAGTTTCGCAAGAAATATCTGAAATACAAGAAATTAAAGGCGATCGAAGATTACTCGATTGGTAAATTGCAAATTTAAAAAAACAATGAAATATAATAAATACCAAGTTAGCGAAGAATGTATCGCTTGTA
The sequence above is a segment of the Bacteroidales bacterium genome. Coding sequences within it:
- a CDS encoding DUF438 domain-containing protein, with the protein product MSEFTNTAKNRIDLLNKYMLGIIEGESGAQLIKDLGIKTENFIPSDLLGAFNQLFEANDDLEKMKMASNKLFNILYENLKTYPAIKEKPNGFIDYLKKDNAIAAEKLKKIKPFIKKINQEVDAKTLLELNQRFSDLEKFTWHYTVKENVLFPILETNWQEHDCLKLMWSFHDDIRKNFRKTIDLAKIETFDLKAFNKYASLLFFNISTIIFREEYVLFPLMLETFDENQMDKMLHETSEMTLPFVNIDIADLKATSGNKENKDNYIKFPTGEITVEQAEMVFNHLPVDITFVDENDEVRYFSTPKHRIFPRTAAIIGRKIQNCHPPESVGVVDRIVDSFKKGEKEVASFWIHMGPKYVLIQYFAVRDKENKYRGVLEVSQEISEIQEIKGDRRLLDW